Proteins from one Bombyx mori chromosome 25, ASM3026992v2 genomic window:
- the LOC101739517 gene encoding N-acetylneuraminate lyase, giving the protein EEIFHNKLEGLFCPVFTPLNSEYQVNVSVIPDYAKYLKDKGVDGVVVAANIPESSNLSVREKKELLDAWVAACKPLGLKVMLQVGGVPSPDIIELVRYAVSKDADGILALPPPFYSPETPEDFTRYIEFLTCCSGGLPIYYDNVIANPNIAALFIMAPYFERASNEVENFKGMRGSFRDAMLITSEAEIRSDQEFFLNKHLAVAGAMYMGFNSYITPILNFLPELIREIRNYSNSGDSDAASETQDRLNHITSLVMEQGDSIAALKAATELTSGISLGGMRAPHPALSNRDITEIKEILNDNDIEYIEQ; this is encoded by the exons GAGGAAATATTCCATAAT AAACTCGAAGGATTATTCTGTCCGGTCTTCACTCCGCTGAACTCGGAGTACCAAGTCAATGTCAGCGTGATACCAGATTACGCCAAATATTTGAAGGATAAAGGCGTAGATGGTGTAGTGG TGGCTGCGAACATCCCCGAAAGCTCCAACCTCAGTGTAAGAGAAAAAAAGGAACTGCTGGACGCTTGGGTGGCGGCATGTAAGCCTCTAGGCCTGAAGGTGATGCTGCAAGTAGGAGGAGTACCATCACCTGACATAATTGAACTG GTCCGTTATGCAGTATCGAAAGACGCTGATGGCATCCTAGCGTTACCACCACCGTTTTACAGTCCAGAAACCCCTGAAGACTTCACCAGATATATAGAGTTTCTCACGTGCTGCTCTGGAGGTCTGCCTATATACTACGACAACGTGATTGCGAATCCAAATATAGCAGCTTTGT TCATTATGGCCCCATACTTCGAGAGGGCATCAAACGAAGTGGAAAATTTCAAAGGTATGAGGGGCAGCTTTAGAGACGCTATGCTCATCACGTCCGAGGCAGAGATCAGAAGTGACCAGGAGTTTTTCTTGAACAAACAT CTGGCGGTCGCCGGGGCCATGTACATGGGCTTCAACTCTTATATTACCCCAATATTAAACTTCTTGCCGGAACTCATTCGTGAGATCAGGAACTACAGCAATAGCGGTGACAGTGATGCTGCCTCAGAGACACAGGACAGGCTAAATCACATCACTAGTCTCGTTATGGAGCAAG GAGACTCCATCGCGGCGTTGAAGGCCGCCACAGAATTAACGTCCGGTATTAGCTTGGGCGGTATGAGAGCTCCGCATCCGGCACTCTCAAACAGGGACATCACGGAGATCAAGGAAATCCTTAATGACAACGACATTGAATATATTGAACAATAA
- the LOC101739376 gene encoding N-acetylneuraminate lyase: MIRFLFSFLIVLVSISKEAYGQQEALSGMYSPVFTPFNTSSGEIDLSVIPEYAQFLKDGGTDGVSVATLTGEGLSLSVDEKKKLYEAWVNAARPLGLKIIVQVGGIPVPDIIELTHYAVNISVDGIQLLPPPYYIITNSDEFVALLEIVAENAGDLPIYYDDFYEYTLEEEDDFSLQSYFDSASRRVAQFKGMVGTFRVAVYASLENDPRSDQTIFIYNQPNVEAAAFMDCNSFMLPAMNIFPSLFKQIVDLSSNGTRSEEALAIQDRLNDIVYEILDKGDDVATLKAAAELVSGIKLGGVRPPMRALSRTTYMEIKDILEDNDVETHD; encoded by the exons ATGAttcgttttcttttttcttttttgattgTGCTAGTGAGTATATCGAAAGAGGCGTACGGGCAG CAAGAAGCCCTTTCCGGAATGTACAGTCCCGTGTTCACTCCATTTAACACGTCTAGTGGAGAAATCGACCTATCTGTCATTCCTGAGTATGCGCAGTTCTTGAAGGATGGTGGAACTGATGGGGTCTCCG TGGCCACGCTTACCGGGGAGGGCTTGAGTTTGAGTGTAGATGAAAAGAAAAAGCTATATGAAGCTTGGGTGAATGCGGCCAGGCCTCTGGGTCTCAAGATTATCGTTCAAGTAGGAGGAATACCCGTGCCTGATATCATTGAACtg ACACATTATGCTGTCAATATAAGTGTGGACGGCATTCAACTTCTTCCACCgccttattatattataacgaaTTCGGATGAGTTCGTTGCCTTACTTGAGATAGTGGCCGAGAACGCTGGCGACCTACCTATTTATTACGATGATTTTTACGAATATACACTCGAAGAAGAAGACGACT TTTCTCTACAATCTTACTTCGATTCGGCCTCTAGGAGAGTAGCGCAATTCAAGGGCATGGTCGGTACATTTAGGGTCGCAGTGTATGCATCTCTAGAAAACGACCCGAGGAGCGACCAGACCATCTTTATTTATAACCAG CCAAATGTTGAAGCCGCAGCTTTCATGGACTGTAATTCGTTCATGCTACCGGCAATGAACATTTTCCCGAGCCTTTTCAAGCAGATCGTCGACCTGAGCTCTAACGGAACTAGATCAGAAGAAGCTCTCGCTATTCAGGACAGATTGAACGATATCGTCTACGAGATATTAGACAAAG GAGATGATGTAGCAACGTTAAAAGCAGCCGCTGAACTGGTATCAGGGATTAAGCTTGGCGGCGTTCGTCCTCCAATGCGTGCTTTATCCAGGACGACGTACATGGAGATCAAGGATATACTTGAAGACAATGACGTCGAAACACACGACTAG